A DNA window from Aureibaculum sp. 2308TA14-22 contains the following coding sequences:
- a CDS encoding LbetaH domain-containing protein — translation MILSKKELKFYISADRIISGKSPIGSFKERLRNIIRPDYISLYLKSMRYVAYYNNVNKKIGLKIFYHKYMFNKLGVKLGFSIGYNSFGYGLLIPHYGTIVINGNTRAGNYCVLHTSTCIGGSGKVIGNALYLSSGSFIMGSDLKLGDSISVATNSLVNKSFSESNLLLTGSPVIIKKTSLPAWYNTERDKDQYMPKIEAIEKLRLSLNL, via the coding sequence ATGATTTTATCTAAAAAAGAATTAAAATTTTATATTTCAGCGGATAGAATAATATCTGGTAAATCGCCTATTGGTAGTTTTAAAGAAAGATTACGTAATATTATTAGACCAGATTATATTTCATTGTATTTAAAATCGATGAGATACGTTGCATACTACAATAATGTAAATAAAAAAATAGGCTTAAAGATTTTTTATCATAAGTATATGTTCAATAAGCTAGGAGTAAAACTGGGTTTTTCTATTGGGTACAATTCATTTGGATATGGATTGTTAATTCCTCACTATGGTACAATTGTAATTAATGGAAATACAAGAGCAGGAAATTATTGCGTTTTACATACCTCTACTTGCATTGGCGGTAGTGGTAAAGTGATTGGTAATGCTCTATATTTATCTTCAGGGTCATTTATTATGGGGTCAGATTTAAAATTGGGTGATAGTATTTCTGTTGCCACAAATTCTTTAGTAAATAAATCTTTCTCAGAATCAAATTTACTACTTACAGGATCACCAGTCATTATTAAAAAGACTTCTTTACCAGCTTGGTATAATACCGAAAGAGATAAAGATCAATATATGCCTAAGATTGAAGCAATAGAAAAACTTAGATTAAGTTTGAATCTTTAA
- the glyA gene encoding serine hydroxymethyltransferase — translation MQRDQQIFDLIQEEKQRQLNGLELIASENFVSEQVMEAAGSVLTNKYAEGYPGKRYYGGCEVVDIVEQIAIDRAKALFGAEYVNVQPHSGSQANSAVFFALLKPGDKILGFDLSHGGHLTHGSPVNFSGTLYKTSFYGVEKETGVLNYDKIQETANKENPKLIIAGASAYSRDIDFKKFREIADSVEAFLVADISHPAGLIAKGILNDPMPHCHVVTTTTHKTLRGPRGGMIMMGKDFENPWGKTFKSGKPKMMSSFLNSAVFPGNQGGPLEHIIAAKAIAFGEALTDEFLHYQLQVKKNAAALAKAFVGKEYHLISGGTDNHMMLIDLRNKNITGKEAENALVKADITVNKNMVPFDTQSPFVTSGIRIGAAAVTTRGLKESDMATIVDFIDEVINNHQNEEVLESVAKKVNEMMSHRPLFV, via the coding sequence ATGCAACGTGATCAACAGATTTTTGATTTAATACAAGAAGAAAAACAAAGACAACTTAATGGGTTGGAATTAATTGCTTCGGAAAACTTTGTAAGTGAACAGGTTATGGAAGCAGCAGGTTCTGTTTTAACCAATAAATATGCAGAAGGCTATCCAGGTAAACGCTATTATGGTGGATGTGAAGTTGTTGACATTGTTGAACAAATTGCAATAGATAGAGCTAAAGCACTTTTTGGTGCTGAATATGTAAATGTGCAACCACACTCTGGTTCTCAAGCAAATTCGGCCGTATTTTTTGCATTGTTAAAGCCGGGAGATAAGATATTGGGTTTCGACTTATCTCATGGAGGTCATTTAACTCATGGTTCGCCTGTAAACTTTTCTGGAACTTTATACAAAACTTCTTTTTATGGTGTTGAAAAAGAAACAGGAGTTTTAAATTATGATAAAATTCAAGAAACAGCTAATAAAGAAAATCCCAAATTAATAATTGCGGGTGCTTCAGCCTATTCAAGAGATATTGATTTTAAAAAGTTTAGAGAAATAGCGGATAGCGTTGAAGCATTTTTGGTTGCTGATATTTCGCATCCAGCGGGTTTAATAGCAAAAGGAATTTTAAATGACCCTATGCCGCATTGCCACGTGGTTACTACCACAACTCATAAAACATTACGTGGGCCAAGAGGAGGGATGATTATGATGGGCAAAGATTTTGAAAACCCGTGGGGCAAGACTTTTAAAAGCGGTAAGCCAAAAATGATGTCTTCATTTTTAAATTCAGCTGTTTTTCCTGGAAACCAAGGTGGGCCATTAGAACACATAATTGCTGCTAAAGCCATAGCTTTTGGAGAAGCTCTTACCGATGAATTTTTGCACTATCAATTGCAAGTAAAGAAAAATGCTGCTGCTTTGGCAAAAGCATTTGTAGGCAAAGAATACCATTTGATTTCTGGCGGAACAGATAATCACATGATGTTAATTGATCTTCGCAATAAAAATATTACTGGAAAAGAAGCAGAAAATGCTTTGGTAAAAGCCGATATTACGGTAAACAAGAACATGGTACCTTTTGATACACAATCACCTTTTGTAACCTCAGGAATTAGAATTGGTGCTGCTGCTGTTACTACACGTGGACTTAAAGAAAGCGATATGGCAACTATTGTTGATTTTATTGATGAAGTGATAAATAATCATCAAAATGAAGAAGTATTGGAATCTGTTGCCAAAAAAGTAAATGAAATGATGAGTCATAGGCCTTTATTTGTATAA
- the fahA gene encoding fumarylacetoacetase yields the protein MKIKANDPNRKSWLTVKENSDFPIQNIPFGVFLTRDDIITIGTRIGDYAIDLGALHQLGYFDGIPLTDDIFLQDTLNDFIADGRITWRLVRNRIAEIFDANNSILKDNAEHSERIIFTMDEIEMKLPVTIGDYTDFYASKEHATNVGSIFRDPENALMPNWLHIPIGYHGRSSSIVTSGTPIKRPIGQTKPKDAEKPLFGPSKRLDFELEMAFITTDVNKLGETIKLEEAEDYIFGMVLFNDWSARDIQGWEYAPLGPFLGKSFASTISPWIVTMDALEPFRTESPKQDPAPLPYLQQSGKRSYDINLQAFIQPENEQETLVSESNFKYMYWTMAQQLTHHTSNGCNVRAGDMMGSGTISGPTKESYGSMLELTWAGKNPIQLNDGSERKFINDNDTVILKGYCKNNSVRIGFGDCRGKLLPSIN from the coding sequence ATGAAAATTAAAGCTAACGATCCGAATAGAAAATCATGGTTAACTGTAAAAGAAAACTCCGATTTTCCCATACAAAATATACCCTTTGGTGTCTTTTTAACTAGGGATGATATCATCACAATTGGTACGAGAATTGGTGATTATGCTATTGATTTAGGAGCTTTACATCAATTGGGCTATTTTGATGGTATTCCATTAACTGATGATATATTTTTACAAGACACCTTGAATGATTTTATTGCAGATGGTCGAATTACCTGGCGTTTGGTAAGAAACAGAATAGCCGAAATATTTGATGCGAACAATTCTATTTTAAAAGATAATGCTGAGCATAGTGAGCGAATAATTTTTACCATGGATGAAATTGAAATGAAATTACCAGTGACTATTGGTGATTATACCGATTTCTATGCTAGTAAAGAGCATGCTACAAATGTTGGAAGTATTTTTAGAGATCCTGAAAATGCATTGATGCCAAATTGGTTACATATTCCTATTGGATATCATGGCAGAAGTTCGTCAATTGTTACTTCTGGCACACCAATAAAAAGACCCATTGGGCAGACAAAACCAAAAGACGCTGAAAAACCACTATTTGGCCCTTCCAAACGCTTGGATTTTGAATTGGAAATGGCATTTATAACTACTGACGTAAACAAATTAGGCGAAACCATTAAATTGGAAGAAGCCGAAGATTATATTTTTGGAATGGTACTTTTTAATGATTGGAGTGCTAGAGACATTCAAGGATGGGAATATGCTCCTCTTGGTCCGTTTTTAGGAAAAAGCTTTGCTTCTACAATTTCACCTTGGATTGTAACTATGGATGCTTTAGAACCATTTAGAACAGAAAGCCCTAAACAAGACCCTGCACCACTACCCTATTTACAACAGTCTGGAAAAAGGAGTTATGATATTAATTTGCAGGCTTTTATTCAACCAGAAAATGAACAAGAAACATTGGTTTCTGAATCTAATTTCAAATACATGTATTGGACAATGGCTCAACAACTAACGCATCATACAAGTAATGGCTGTAATGTTAGAGCTGGTGACATGATGGGGTCTGGTACTATTTCTGGACCAACTAAAGAAAGTTATGGTTCCATGCTTGAATTGACTTGGGCTGGTAAAAACCCTATCCAATTAAATGATGGATCCGAACGTAAATTTATAAATGATAATGATACTGTTATTTTAAAAGGTTATTGTAAAAATAATTCTGTAAGAATTGGTTTTGGAGATTGTAGAGGGAAACTATTACCATCTATCAACTAA
- a CDS encoding sugar transferase produces the protein MIKNYSTKTLESEKFLDDYISLKNDIILSQTFQSDSKEDASKLRLLTNKLAGNKKSSDFSSLEKIRIVVDSFIGDVSEKDVCKKEGVSVKVFSEWKSEFLEAFNKYSEIEVLQKALNSNNKEYIVEEIGEGAYDFYKEFINLSSIRNLVISKNKVLSAFSDFNGVENIVLLNKVNNFRLINKQFEEVNAKLPINGILLGNFETFNARAEKHPINKIPFLSRIYFGFEFLFKRVMPKMPVFKKLYFFTTKGKNRLLSKAEALGRLVSCGFDIVDVKVIEGIHYFAAKKVKEPVYDMNPSYGPLFKMKRVGKNGKIIGVYKLRTMHPYSEYLQDYVLKQNGYAETGKPADDFRLVPWGKVLRRYWIDELPQLINVFKGELKLVGARPVSQRYFQDIPEDLQKLRLTQKPGCVPPYVALDRKGAVDSVLQAEKEYLEEKIRNPYTTDIKYFFKAIYNIVFKHKRSA, from the coding sequence ATGATTAAAAATTACTCAACCAAAACACTTGAATCCGAAAAATTCCTTGATGATTATATCAGTTTAAAGAATGATATAATTCTGAGTCAAACTTTTCAATCCGATTCTAAAGAAGATGCTTCTAAACTCCGTTTATTAACCAATAAGTTAGCTGGAAACAAAAAATCTTCAGATTTTTCTTCACTTGAAAAAATTAGAATTGTTGTTGATAGCTTTATTGGAGATGTTAGTGAAAAAGATGTTTGTAAGAAAGAAGGCGTCTCTGTTAAAGTGTTTTCAGAATGGAAGTCAGAATTTTTAGAAGCTTTTAACAAGTATTCTGAAATTGAAGTACTTCAAAAGGCATTAAATTCTAATAATAAAGAATATATTGTTGAAGAAATTGGTGAAGGAGCTTATGATTTCTATAAAGAATTTATTAATTTATCTTCCATTAGAAATTTAGTAATATCAAAAAATAAAGTCTTATCTGCATTCAGCGACTTTAATGGCGTTGAAAATATTGTACTTTTAAATAAAGTAAATAATTTCAGATTGATAAATAAACAGTTTGAAGAAGTAAATGCTAAATTGCCTATTAATGGAATTTTATTAGGAAATTTTGAAACTTTTAATGCAAGAGCTGAGAAGCATCCAATAAACAAAATACCTTTTTTAAGTCGTATATATTTTGGGTTTGAATTTTTGTTTAAAAGAGTTATGCCTAAAATGCCGGTTTTTAAGAAATTGTATTTCTTTACTACCAAAGGTAAAAACAGATTGCTATCTAAAGCTGAGGCATTAGGAAGATTAGTTTCGTGCGGATTCGACATTGTAGATGTAAAGGTTATAGAAGGTATTCACTATTTTGCTGCTAAAAAAGTAAAGGAACCTGTTTATGATATGAATCCTAGCTATGGACCTTTATTTAAAATGAAGCGTGTAGGTAAAAACGGTAAAATTATTGGTGTGTATAAGTTAAGAACAATGCATCCATATTCCGAATATCTTCAAGATTATGTATTAAAACAAAACGGATATGCTGAAACAGGTAAACCTGCCGACGATTTTAGATTAGTACCTTGGGGAAAAGTGTTAAGACGCTATTGGATTGATGAGTTACCTCAGTTAATTAATGTTTTTAAAGGGGAGTTAAAACTTGTTGGAGCTAGACCAGTTTCTCAACGCTATTTTCAAGATATACCTGAAGATTTGCAAAAATTAAGATTAACTCAGAAGCCAGGCTGTGTACCACCTTATGTAGCTTTAGATAGAAAAGGTGCTGTTGATAGTGTTTTGCAGGCCGAAAAAGAATATCTGGAAGAAAAAATAAGAAATCCTTATACAACAGATATTAAATACTTCTTTAAAGCAATTTATAATATTGTTTTTAAGCACAAACGGAGTGCTTAA